One window of Quadrisphaera sp. RL12-1S genomic DNA carries:
- a CDS encoding transglycosylase domain-containing protein: MSGLLLLVILVVGAGAFAYATTPAPSMNAAALKATTTVYYADGKTVMGELNDGVDRKPLEPNQMPTSAKNAAVASEDRTFYENKGVSVTGLGRAVLGVITGQSDAGGGSTITQQYVKNITGKNEHAYTRKATEAIQAIKVDQQYSKDQILTSYLNTVYFGRGAYGIGAAAEAYFGLQDPTQLSNEQAALLIGILPAPSAYDPAVDSTNAQKRYSYVMNAMAEMKYVSADEVAANPKMPQTAEQQKPTWFEGPNGYLLQAVVQEVAGLDNGLTVETLDGGTQRIDTTDAVATAGLQIVSTIDPNLQQAAVDTMADKRAYPTSGRPESVRAGLVSVDPQTGGVRAMYSGDDPKNNFDAVTYGNAQAGSTFKPFTLLAALESGKFSLSDTFDGSSPQTIDGFPVKNYGRGNGEQFGDINLVKATADSVNTVYVKLNEEIGPDKTAEVAQQLGAPVAKSETDLLSNVLGTSTVKPIQMAQAYAALANGGEVRPAHFVASVKQGDAVRYNENTNPTHTFDKQAVADTVYAMQAVTKKNGTAESVGNAFGNRPIAGKTGTTSGNKAAWFNGFTPQLETAVVLYNTGPAPDFAQLSLGSWGGVSEITGGTIPAKIWTSYMQKALKGTDIEQFPKPSRQVSSNPTPTATPTPTDTATSSPTDSPTDGSTASASPTDGATGGPTDGATGGQNGGQNGGQNGNGGGNGGPGQNQGDTTAQAAGQPGVADRVAARLNQARPGQQAAGGPAGPGARGQG, from the coding sequence GTGAGCGGCCTCCTGCTCCTGGTGATCCTCGTGGTGGGTGCCGGTGCCTTCGCCTACGCCACCACGCCGGCGCCGTCGATGAACGCCGCCGCCCTCAAGGCGACCACCACCGTCTACTACGCCGATGGCAAGACCGTCATGGGCGAGCTCAACGACGGGGTCGACCGCAAGCCTCTGGAGCCCAACCAGATGCCCACGTCCGCCAAGAACGCGGCGGTCGCCTCCGAGGACCGCACCTTCTACGAGAACAAGGGCGTCTCGGTCACCGGCCTCGGTCGAGCGGTTCTCGGTGTGATCACGGGGCAGTCGGACGCTGGCGGTGGGTCCACGATCACCCAGCAGTACGTGAAGAACATCACGGGCAAGAACGAGCACGCCTACACGCGCAAGGCCACCGAGGCCATCCAGGCGATCAAGGTGGACCAGCAGTACTCGAAGGACCAGATCCTGACGAGCTACCTCAACACCGTGTACTTCGGGCGCGGCGCCTACGGCATCGGGGCGGCGGCCGAGGCCTACTTCGGCCTCCAGGACCCCACCCAGCTGAGCAACGAGCAGGCGGCCCTGCTCATCGGCATCCTCCCCGCGCCGTCCGCTTACGACCCCGCCGTCGACTCCACCAACGCTCAGAAGCGCTACTCCTACGTCATGAACGCCATGGCTGAGATGAAGTACGTCTCTGCCGACGAGGTGGCCGCCAATCCGAAGATGCCGCAGACGGCAGAGCAGCAGAAGCCGACCTGGTTCGAGGGCCCCAACGGCTACCTCCTCCAGGCGGTAGTCCAGGAGGTCGCAGGTCTGGACAACGGTCTCACCGTCGAGACGCTCGACGGTGGGACTCAGCGCATCGACACCACTGATGCGGTCGCCACCGCAGGTCTTCAGATCGTTTCGACGATCGACCCCAACCTCCAGCAGGCCGCCGTCGACACCATGGCCGACAAGCGGGCCTATCCGACAAGCGGGCGACCGGAGTCGGTACGGGCGGGCCTCGTGTCCGTCGACCCGCAGACCGGCGGCGTCCGAGCGATGTACAGCGGGGACGACCCCAAGAACAACTTCGACGCCGTCACCTACGGAAATGCTCAGGCCGGCTCGACGTTCAAGCCCTTCACTCTCCTGGCAGCGCTCGAGAGTGGGAAGTTCAGCCTCTCGGACACCTTCGACGGGTCCAGCCCGCAGACCATCGACGGGTTTCCCGTCAAGAACTACGGGCGCGGGAACGGTGAGCAGTTCGGGGACATCAACCTTGTCAAGGCGACCGCCGACTCCGTCAACACCGTCTACGTCAAGCTCAACGAGGAGATCGGACCCGACAAGACGGCCGAGGTCGCGCAGCAGCTGGGCGCACCTGTGGCCAAGAGTGAGACGGACCTGCTGTCGAACGTCCTCGGAACCTCTACGGTGAAGCCGATCCAGATGGCGCAGGCCTATGCGGCTCTCGCCAACGGTGGTGAGGTGCGCCCCGCCCACTTCGTGGCCTCTGTCAAGCAGGGCGACGCAGTTCGCTACAACGAGAACACCAACCCGACGCACACCTTTGACAAGCAGGCAGTTGCCGACACCGTCTACGCGATGCAGGCGGTGACCAAGAAGAACGGCACTGCGGAAAGCGTGGGCAACGCGTTCGGCAACCGGCCCATCGCGGGGAAGACGGGCACCACGAGCGGGAACAAGGCTGCGTGGTTCAACGGCTTCACGCCGCAGCTCGAGACCGCTGTCGTCCTCTACAACACCGGCCCGGCTCCTGACTTCGCCCAGCTGTCTCTCGGCTCTTGGGGAGGCGTCTCTGAGATCACCGGCGGCACCATCCCCGCCAAGATCTGGACCTCCTACATGCAGAAGGCGCTCAAGGGCACCGACATCGAGCAGTTCCCGAAGCCCTCCAGGCAGGTGAGCTCCAACCCGACCCCGACGGCGACGCCCACGCCCACCGACACGGCGACGTCCTCGCCGACGGACAGCCCCACCGACGGCTCGACCGCCTCGGCGAGCCCGACGGACGGCGCCACCGGCGGCCCGACAGACGGCGCCACCGGGGGCCAGAACGGGGGCCAGAACGGCGGCCAGAACGGGAACGGCGGCGGGAACGGCGGCCCGGGGCAGAACCAGGGCGACACCACCGCGCAGGCAGCCGGCCAGCCCGGCGTCGCCGATCGCGTGGCGGCCCGTCTGAACCAGGCCCGGCCCGGACAGCAGGCCGCCGGTGGTCCTGCCGGCCCGGGCGCCCGCGGGCAGGGCTGA
- a CDS encoding glycosyltransferase 87 family protein encodes MGAPSRSDGVVRAASEVVGGPLGDRAAPPGAPGGPRGRLWGAAPLLALAAVVPVALAALTRQHCRTTGWAAPDQYVHACYSDVPALAASAGGASGQTPTTAVLLRVLDLVSSTPRGAFDASVLLAALSLSLAAVLVVRARSGVAGASGWDAALVALSPVVVTAGLVSVDLAAVALLAGALLAVARRHPAVAGALVGLAAGVRPAAALVVVAIWLVVLLGRGARRGDGAQDEPLGVLDALAATAAAVLAGGVVTLLSSVGLGGQPGGSRWWDGSGGAGFGSLWLLPGLQGDLPDGSRLPWSALPAGAVTALAGVGLLVVLLLGAAAAARTAGADPVRRLAAVALVLVAGGLAVSPSVPVQATLVVLPLAAVAAPRWRDHLPWALAECAYATGTWLYLYATSSSDGRGLSPGGYAVLLVLRLAALGYLAVQGVRTTARGAAPAGSRRAARVSDDAVRAAAPQPVD; translated from the coding sequence GTGGGTGCTCCCAGTCGCAGCGACGGCGTCGTCAGGGCCGCCAGCGAGGTGGTCGGCGGTCCGCTCGGTGACCGCGCCGCCCCTCCCGGCGCACCGGGAGGTCCACGCGGCCGCCTCTGGGGCGCCGCTCCCCTGCTGGCGCTGGCGGCCGTCGTCCCGGTCGCCCTGGCCGCGCTGACGCGGCAGCACTGCCGGACCACCGGGTGGGCGGCGCCGGACCAGTACGTGCACGCCTGCTACTCCGACGTCCCCGCCCTGGCCGCCAGCGCCGGCGGCGCCAGCGGCCAGACCCCGACCACCGCGGTGCTGCTGCGGGTGCTGGACCTGGTGAGCTCCACCCCTCGCGGCGCCTTCGACGCGTCCGTGCTGCTCGCGGCGCTGTCGCTGTCGTTGGCGGCGGTGCTCGTCGTCCGGGCGCGCTCGGGGGTGGCGGGCGCCTCCGGCTGGGACGCCGCGCTGGTTGCCCTCAGCCCCGTGGTGGTGACCGCCGGGTTGGTGTCCGTGGACCTCGCGGCCGTGGCGCTGCTGGCCGGGGCGCTGCTCGCCGTCGCGCGGCGCCACCCCGCGGTGGCGGGGGCGCTGGTCGGGCTCGCAGCGGGAGTGAGGCCGGCGGCAGCGCTCGTCGTCGTCGCGATCTGGCTGGTGGTGCTCCTCGGGCGCGGAGCGCGGCGCGGCGACGGTGCGCAGGACGAGCCGCTGGGGGTGCTGGACGCCCTCGCCGCCACCGCGGCGGCTGTCCTCGCCGGGGGCGTGGTCACCCTGCTGTCCAGCGTCGGCCTCGGCGGGCAGCCCGGCGGCTCGCGCTGGTGGGACGGCTCGGGCGGCGCCGGCTTCGGCTCCCTGTGGCTGCTGCCCGGCCTCCAGGGCGACCTGCCCGACGGCAGCCGCCTCCCCTGGTCCGCGCTGCCCGCCGGGGCCGTGACCGCCCTCGCCGGCGTGGGCCTGCTCGTCGTCCTCCTCCTGGGGGCGGCCGCGGCGGCCCGGACCGCCGGAGCCGACCCCGTTCGCAGGCTGGCCGCCGTGGCGCTCGTGCTCGTGGCCGGGGGGCTCGCCGTCTCCCCCAGCGTGCCCGTGCAGGCGACGCTGGTGGTGCTGCCGCTGGCCGCCGTCGCCGCGCCCCGGTGGCGGGACCACCTGCCGTGGGCGCTCGCCGAATGCGCCTACGCCACCGGCACGTGGCTGTACCTGTACGCCACCAGCTCCTCCGACGGTCGCGGCCTGTCCCCCGGCGGGTACGCCGTCCTGCTGGTGCTGCGGCTGGCTGCGCTCGGCTACCTGGCCGTGCAGGGCGTCAGGACGACGGCGAGGGGTGCCGCGCCGGCGGGCTCCCGGCGGGCCGCGAGGGTCTCCGACGACGCCGTCAGAGCAGCTGCTCCCCAGCCGGTAGACTGA
- the rpsF gene encoding 30S ribosomal protein S6, translated as MRAYELMVILDAELEERTVAPSLDRFLNVVRADGGTVDNVDIWGRRRLAYDIDKKSEGIYAVVTMKSEPATAKELDRQLNLNEAVLRTKLLRLETA; from the coding sequence ATGCGCGCCTACGAACTGATGGTCATCCTCGACGCCGAGCTCGAGGAGCGCACCGTCGCTCCCTCGCTCGACAGGTTCCTCAACGTCGTCCGCGCCGACGGTGGCACCGTCGACAACGTCGACATCTGGGGCCGTCGTCGCCTGGCCTACGACATCGACAAGAAGTCCGAGGGCATCTACGCCGTCGTGACCATGAAGAGCGAGCCGGCCACCGCCAAGGAGCTCGACCGCCAGCTCAACCTCAACGAGGCCGTGCTGCGCACCAAGCTCCTGCGCCTCGAGACCGCCTGA
- a CDS encoding single-stranded DNA-binding protein, which produces MAGETTITVIGNLTSDPELRFTPSGAAVAGFTVASTPRTFDRQSNEWKDGETLFMRCSVWRDAAENVAESLTRGTRVIVTGRLVSRSYETKEGEKRTTMEMQVDEIGPSLRYANAKVNKTQRSGGGGGGGFGGGGQGGGGGFGGGSGSGGGGGYGGSSGGGQSNDPWATGPSGGQGGGGQSSGSGGGSWGGGSFNDDPPF; this is translated from the coding sequence ATGGCCGGCGAGACGACGATCACCGTCATCGGCAACCTGACGAGCGATCCGGAGCTGCGGTTCACCCCGTCCGGGGCGGCTGTGGCCGGTTTCACCGTGGCCTCCACGCCCCGCACGTTCGACCGCCAGAGCAACGAGTGGAAGGACGGGGAGACCCTGTTCATGCGCTGCTCGGTCTGGCGCGACGCGGCGGAGAACGTCGCCGAGTCCCTCACCCGCGGCACGCGGGTGATCGTCACCGGCCGCCTGGTCTCGCGCTCGTACGAGACCAAGGAGGGCGAGAAGCGCACCACCATGGAGATGCAGGTCGACGAGATCGGCCCGTCGCTCCGGTACGCCAACGCCAAGGTCAACAAGACCCAGCGCTCCGGCGGTGGCGGTGGTGGCGGCTTCGGCGGCGGTGGACAGGGCGGGGGCGGCGGCTTCGGCGGCGGCTCCGGGTCCGGTGGGGGTGGCGGCTACGGCGGCTCCTCCGGCGGCGGCCAGTCCAACGACCCGTGGGCCACCGGCCCCTCGGGCGGCCAGGGCGGCGGCGGCCAGAGCTCCGGCTCCGGCGGCGGCAGCTGGGGCGGCGGCTCGTTCAACGACGACCCGCCGTTCTGA
- the rpsR gene encoding 30S ribosomal protein S18 yields the protein MAKPAVRKPKKKVNPLKAAKITTVDYKDTALLRKFISDRGKIRARRVTGVSVQEQRQIATAVKNAREMALLPYTSSPR from the coding sequence ATGGCCAAGCCCGCTGTGCGCAAGCCCAAGAAGAAGGTCAACCCGCTCAAGGCGGCGAAGATCACCACGGTCGACTACAAGGACACCGCGCTGCTGCGGAAGTTCATCTCCGACCGCGGCAAGATCCGCGCCCGCCGTGTGACCGGTGTGTCCGTCCAGGAGCAGCGCCAGATCGCCACCGCCGTGAAGAACGCGCGCGAGATGGCCCTGCTGCCCTACACCAGCTCGCCGCGCTGA
- the rplI gene encoding 50S ribosomal protein L9 translates to MKLILTQEVTGLGAPGDVVDVKDGYARNYLVPRGLATGWTKGGEKQVASIRAARATRELASIDEAKSVKQRLESAPVKLQVRTGTGGRLFGSVTPSLVASAVKDSTGTSIDHRKVEIGNPIRSTGEYTVQVRLHPEVSASIDVQVVPEA, encoded by the coding sequence ATGAAGCTCATCCTCACGCAGGAGGTCACCGGCCTCGGTGCCCCCGGCGACGTCGTCGACGTCAAGGACGGCTACGCCCGCAACTACCTCGTGCCCCGCGGTCTGGCCACCGGCTGGACCAAGGGCGGCGAGAAGCAGGTCGCGTCCATCCGCGCGGCCCGCGCCACCCGCGAGCTGGCCTCCATCGACGAGGCCAAGTCCGTCAAGCAGCGCCTGGAGTCCGCTCCGGTGAAGCTGCAGGTGCGCACCGGCACAGGCGGCCGCCTGTTCGGGTCCGTGACCCCGTCCCTGGTCGCCTCGGCGGTCAAGGACTCCACGGGCACGTCGATCGACCACCGCAAGGTCGAGATCGGCAACCCGATCCGGTCCACCGGCGAGTACACCGTGCAGGTGCGCCTGCACCCTGAGGTGTCCGCCTCGATCGACGTGCAGGTCGTCCCGGAGGCCTGA